From one Humulus lupulus chromosome 8, drHumLupu1.1, whole genome shotgun sequence genomic stretch:
- the LOC133794998 gene encoding uncharacterized protein LOC133794998: MSDRQKGLIDAVTAIPEAEHRYCCFHIENNMIKKFGISQLRGLFWAATETANFNTFKRIMDMIKEFHSETHEWLSNIEFNHWTLIKFDTRAKVEHITNNFVESFNDWIEEHRYKPPVDLLEGLRMQQSAMMYARKKTAERWEHKLTPKVHQKVHELLKKGRRAHVTRVGEEEFQVDYDKKSCIVRLNEWYCICGQWQVRGIPCIHAAACIRKIRANIEDYCSPYFTTEIWRKTFQGVIHPIADESMWPEFDDEELLPPVIKVQPGRPKKHRRRRVPGEERPLPSMIENQPQRLVSSTKKCKNCHEFGHNKRTCKNPSIISQNQPPEGSAQAQVPLEGSSQAQVPPPTGKGRGKTSARGKKDAPTTKSKGRDRGRGIVMGTHSELQVGSLDASLEEMHLSGAPLDIFSTQDT, encoded by the exons ATGAGTGATAGACAAAAG GGACTAATTGATGCTGTGACTGCTATACCAGAGGCAGAACACCGATATTGTTGTTTTCACATTGAGAACAACATGATAAAAAAGTTTGGAATATCACAACTAAGGGGCCTGTTTTGGGCAGCAACTGAGACAGCGAATTTCAACACTTTCAAGCGCATTATGGACATGATAAAAGAATTCCACTCAGAGACACATGAGTGGTTATCAAATATTGAGTTCAATCATTGGACTTTGATCAAGTTTGACACTAGAGCGAAGGTAGAACACATTACCAACAATTTCGTTGAGTCATTCAATGATTGGATAGAGGAGCATCGTTACAAGCCTCCAGTGGATCTGTTGGAAGGGCTAAGAATGCAACAATCAGCCATGATGTATGCTAGGAAAAAGACTGCAGAAAGATGGGAGCACAAGCTCACTCCAAAGGTCCATCAAAAGGTACACGAACTACTCAAGAAAGGTCGACGAGCACACGTAACAAGGGTTGGTGAAGAAGAATTTCAGGTTGATTATGACAAGAAAAGTTGTATTGTAAGATTAAATGAATGGTACTGCATTTGTGGGCAATGGCAGGTCAGAGGAATACCGTGCATACACGCAGCTGCTTGTATAAGAAAAATTAGGGCCAACATAGAAGATTATTGCTCACCATACTTCACCACTGAAATTTGGAGGAAGACTTTCCAGGGTGTAATTCATCCCATAGCTGATGAATCTATGTGGCCTGAGTTTGATGATGAAGAACTATTGCCTCCTGTCATAAAGGTGCAACCAGGAAGACCCAAAAAACATCGCAGAAGAAGAGTTCCTGGAGAGGAGAGACCATTGCCATCAATGATAGAAAACCAACCACAGAGACTTGTTTCTAGCACCAAAAAGTGTAAGAATTGTCATGAGTTTGGGCATAACAAGAGGACTTGCAAGAATCCGAGCATCATATCACAAAATCAACCACCTGAAGGCTCTGCTCAAGCACAAGTACCACTTGAAGGCTCATCTCAAGCACAAGTACCACCACCAACAGGCAAGGGCCGTGGAAAGACAAGTGCTCGAGGCAAAAAAGATGCACCAACAACAAAAAGCAAAGGCAGAGATCGAGGTCGAGGGATAGTAATGGGCACACACTCGGAG